The Tripterygium wilfordii isolate XIE 37 chromosome 5, ASM1340144v1, whole genome shotgun sequence genome window below encodes:
- the LOC119998461 gene encoding laccase-17-like, with protein MVSSLLASPTFLGALFFSFLTLFLLPQPALAITRHYKFNVKLQNVTRLCHTKSILTVNGKFPGPRIIAREGDRLIIKVVNHVSNNISIHWHGIRQIRSGWFDGPGYITQCPIQTNQSYVYNYTIVGQRGTLFWHAHISWLRATVYGPIVILPKLGVPYPFPKPDKEIRPILFGEWFNADTEAVISQALQTGAAPNVSDAYTINGLPGPLYNCSAKDTYKLKVKPGKTYLLRIINAALNDELFFSIANHTFTIVEVDAVYTKPFQTNTLLITPGQTTNLLLKTKPNLPNATFLMLARPYATGQGTFDNTTVAGILQYKTTSTKHIKNLPLLKPTLPALNDTAFAFNFTSKLRSLASPQYPANVPQTVDKNFFFTIGLGTNPCPKNQTCQGPNNSTKFSASVNNISMILPSTALLQTHFFGKSNGVYATDFPSKPIIPFNYTGTPPNNTMVMNGTKVVVLPFNATVELVMQDTSILGAESHPLHLHGFNFFIVGQGIGNYDSNKDPKNYNLVDPVERNTVGVPSGGWVAIRFRADNPGVWFMHCHFEVHISWGLRMAWVVQDGKLPNQKLPPPPADLPKC; from the exons AtggtttcttctcttcttgcatCTCCAACATTTTTGGGtgctcttttcttttcattcctTACATTGTTTCTCCTTCCTCAGCCTGCCCTAGCCATTACAAGGCACTACAAGttcaat GTTAAGTTACAAAATGTGACAAGATTATGCCACACAAAGAGCATTTTGACAGTAAATGGAAAGTTTCCGGGGCCTCGAATAATTGCTAGGGAAGGTGATCGCCTTATTATCAAGGTGGTTAATCATGTCTCTAACAACATCTCCATCCATTG GCACGGAATTCGACAGATTCGGAGCGGGTGGTTCGACGGGCCGGGTTATATAACCCAATGTCCTATACAAACTAACCAGAGCTATGTGTACAACTACACCATTGTTGGCCAAAGAGGGACCTTATTTTGGCATGCACATATTTCATGGTTAAGAGCCACTGTTTATGGTCCCATTGTTATTCTCCCCAAGCTTGGTGTACCTTATCCATTCCCCAAACCTGACAAAGAAATCCGTCCAATCCTCTTtg GAGAGTGGTTTAATGCAGATACTGAGGCAGTGATCAGCCAGGCCCTTCAAACAGGTGCAGCCCCAAATGTCTCTGATGCTTATACCATCAATGGGCTTCCTGGCCCATTATATAATTGCTCAGCTAAAG ATACATACAAGCTGAAGGTGAAGCCAGGGAAGACATACCTTCTACGCATCATCAATGCAGCACTCAATGATGAGCTCTTCTTCAGCATTGCAAACCACACATTCACAATTGTAGAAGTCGATGCTGTTTATACCAAACCTTTCCAAACCAATACACTTCTCATAACACCAGGCCAGACCACAAATCTCCTCctcaaaaccaaaccaaatctcCCAAACGCCACCTTCTTGATGCTCGCTCGGCCTTACGCCACCGGCCAAGGCACCTTCGACAACaccaccgtcgccggaatcctCCAATACAAGACTACTTCTACTAAACACATCAAAAATCTCCCTCTACTCAAACCAACTCTTCCTGCCCTAAACGACACCGCATTCgcattcaattttacatcaaaaCTCCGTAGCTTAGCCAGTCCACAGTACCCGGCCAATGTTCCTCAAACTGTTGATAAGAACTTCTTCTTCACAATCGGGTTAGGAACCAACCCGTGCCCGAAGAACCAAACGTGTCAGGGACCCAATAACAGTACCAAATTTTCTGCTTCCGTGAATAACATATCAATGATACTCCCAAGCACGGCCTTACTGCAGACCCACTTTTTTGGGAAATCGAATGGAGTTTACGCCACTGATTTTCCAAGCAAACCCATAATTCCTTTTAATTATACAGGGACTCCACCCAATAATACGATGGTGATGAATGGGACTAAGGTTGTGGTTCTTCCTTTTAATGCAACTGTCGAGCTTGTTATGCAGGATACAAGCATTCTTGGAGCTGAGTCTCACCCACTTCACTTGCATGGTTTTAACTTCTTCATTGTTGGACAAGGGATTGGGAACTATGACTCCAATAAGGACCCTAAGAATTACAATCTTGTTGACCCGGTTGAGAGGAACACGGTTGGTGTGCCTTCGGGTGGGTGGGTCGCAATCCGGTTCCGGGCAGACAATCCGG GGGTTTGGTTCATGCATTGCCACTTCGAGGTACATATAAGTTGGGGTTTGAGAATGGCTTGGGTTGTTCAAGATGGAAAACTGCCCAATCAGAAGCTGCCACCTCCACCAGCAGATCTTCCCAAGTGTTAA